A window of Drosophila sulfurigaster albostrigata strain 15112-1811.04 chromosome X, ASM2355843v2, whole genome shotgun sequence genomic DNA:
attgcaataacaaaacatacacacactcatgcgAATGCAAGACTAACATGAATTTTTGAACGTTCCTTCCTTATTGTCATCCAAATGTGCGACCAGACTATCGAGGATTTCATACTGCTTGTGGGCACATTGGTGGCATTCATAGCATTCATACTGTGGTGCTGTTTTCCCATACAGCCAAAGGTAGGTAGAATTccacgcaaacacacacatacacacaaacacaaatgtaCGTACAGTAGTATTGTCTGACAACGGGACAATTTGCTAATAAAATTCACATACTTTCCCTCCCTCCCTTCGATCGCTTCGACGTGCACAGGAGCCGGGACAACATCGTCAATTTACATGCAAGATAATACCGAATCATATAAAGGCATTTGATGCtgcagccgccgccgctgctgccgctacCGTTAcgaacagcagcggcagcactGATAAGGGaaccggcaacaacaacagcagcggcggcgccaacaacaacacaaacacaaatacaaatggcAACAACGGGACGACGGGCAGTGGTGCCCATAATAATGGCGGCAATAATCTTAGCCAATACAATGGCGCCGGCGGTGGCAGCATCAGCGGCAGCTATAGCAAAAACGGCAGTGTGGCCATGCACAATTATTATGTGAAGAGCGGCCATCATTGCTGCACCTAATGGCAGATGGCAAGGTTGCCACCACGGCGCAGCAGCTTTGTAGTTTAAAATCTTAGTTTacaatttgtgtatgtgtttaaatttttttttttctttgtgtaaTTTAAGTTTGTGCTATGATTGTCATAATAATTGTGCCAATTTGTTGTTCAAAAAGCGCAGCTAACTTGAACGTTATTCCCCTAAACTCGTCCCTTTACCCCAAACGATAACACAACACTTGCCCCCTACACTCGATACTTGATACTCGATACACTTGGGTGTTTGAATATAATTCGCAAGCACATTTGAATTGTAATTGCTCAGACTGATTTGATCGTGGCGAAAAGTCCATGATGACGTTGAAATATGATTgagaaaatgagaaatgaaaagaatgaaaagtatgacgcaaaagtttttaaaactTCCTTCATTTAGTaacaagtatatatatatatatatatttataattgtattgtatttattgtattgtattgaaaacaaacaaaaagaaaggtataccaaaattatacgAAATATGTAAAGACAAGCTAAAGCCTagcaaaaactatttataagtatttatgaTGTAActaattgcatatttatacgCATGTTAATACAATCACTAACAATCCCATTTACCCGTCCTCCCCACCCATTCGACACCCTGTCTTCATCCCAATGgaaaccgacaacaacaattataaagaACTACACTCGACCGATAATTCATAATATacttgatatatatttatacatataaatatatatacatacatatatgtaatcATAGTCATTGTCATGAAACGAGTTTCTGTTCTGTATTTTATAAGTGAATATTATACTCGAATACGAAGTGGCAAGAATCACATCAACTAGCATAGTTAtagttagtttttttttgcttttttttctcagtGTATACTTGCTATATATATAaggtatataaattatatgtgtTTGATctcatttatcaatttatttatgtgatGTACAAgaacaaaagaagaaaacaaatgcaaactcTTCACGTCAAGggttataaaaatgaaaattcccttttaaaaaggaaaaaaaattcCCAAaaacattgttattatttgccaagtatttatttttataggtATTACTCAACACAGTGTCGCCTATAAGTATCTGTACACAATGTGAACATACTAATCAGCAAAATCACACACGTCCATCCAATCCACAGGCCACTTGAGAACACCCATTGCGCGACCACTTGACGATTCCAATATcgctttattaattttcttttgtttcataCCCGTTACTCATGGGCATCGATGGGTTCTAATGAGTTGATgctaatcaaaattaattaatgaataagAGTGAATACAAATGTTTACTGCAAATTTAGGATTGTCTAAAAATAGTATATAGCGAAAATGAAGTGCATCAGGGAATAACGGGTATTTCCCAGTCGATCAAGATCTTTACTCACACTCTTTACTCTTTTTCTTTACttcaaaaaggaaaaaccaaaaacaattgGTAATGTTGGtcattaaatgtattttataaattaataacaaaagatAATTAGGTAACGGTAACAATAATGCTTAATACACATTACGAAATATCAACATTTTGATACTATCATTATATCTACTATACAACATAATTAAGGAAAGTCTAGCCAAAGGCCATAAATATCGCAGGGCACTTATAGATAGTTAAGATATACATACTACATAGATAGTACTAGCATTTTGGTTTCTTAGTGGTAATTCGCTTTGAGCTTTTAGCTCGGTCTATTTAAGTACATAGAATATTGCGCTTTGGTACCAGTTggaatgtttttttgtttttgtgacgAATAggaattttttgttgttgtggttgttgttgtttataaatagTCGTGTATTTATACCTAAACAGTAGACAGTCTTAAGGAGTACCTAAGctataataacaaaacacgaaaaaaaaatatcctTATGACAAATGTTTCACAAACTTTGAGGTTAGGTAATGCCCACTTATTGTCTAGGTGGTAACTCTACAAGTAGCTGGCACAAACTAACTCGTGTCACAAGCACCTTTTTATCAGATACTCTTTATATACACATTATACATGAAATTATTAGTGTAACAGGTCGTATACACAATCAATACAGTTGTTGGAGCAGATAACATAGCAGGCAGACATTCAGCGAATTGGAATTTCATTCAGTGACAATTGTTCTGGTGCCAGCCAGAAGCTCGATAGCATGAAACTCCCAACTCGAATGAACGAAGCTATTGAACTTGAGCTGAAGTTGCAATTGGTGAACCGGAACTAGCTACTGCAAACGAGCGGGAAGAACACGTTCATCTCGATCAGGATTTGCAGTACTATAAAAACAGTGTACACAACAAACAGTGCGACGCCCACGCGTTTCGTTAGTCGGTAACCGCTGCAGCTCAATATAATGAAGAGCGCAATTGTCGATAATATCAATATGATAATATTGTACTCGATACCCTGGGTGCCCACTTGCTGCTTCTCCCCAGTGCCATAGTTCATGCAGTTTTTCACAAACCACGGCACGCCGAGCGATAACAAAATGGCCAACGAATTGGCGCCCAATGAATTGGACACACCAATGCCACTTTCACCTGCAACGAAAACAATATACaaacttaataaaatgaatcGTAAGTTGTATGCAGACATGTGATTTACCATTGCGCAGCGAAATCAGGCTGGAGACCGCTTCGGGCATCGTGGAGCCGGCGGCAAGAAATGTGAGACCCATTACAATTGTGGGCACATGAATGGCCACACCGAACGCCGTTAACATCCAGACAATAAGATAAGCGTTCGCGCCAATTGTAATAATGCACATGATAAAGGACAAGGGATATAGACGGCGATGACGCATCGGATGCGGAATGATAACGCGCAGCAACAGTCTGATGGGAAAAACAAAGACCCACCAGCATTTCATAAAACGTGACGCATGATGAGGATAGGCAAAAATGCTATCGGGCATTTGATCCTCTTCTTCATCTTCGCCATTCCCTGTGAAAGGACAGCCATGTGATTATCGATTGCTAAAAGCTGTAGTCGAACCGGTGGTGGTAAGTCGATTACTTACAATTCTTTGAGTGTGTTAAGTTGGCTGTCGATGACATTGAAGAGGTATTCTCTGGGAAATTGATCACAAAAAGGCCATCGCCAGAAAGTGGATCCTTTTTCAAAGGCAGTTGTGCTTTGGCGCTATTCTCTGGCGGTTCCGTTAGgtctaaaaaaagaaaatgaaaatcaattatcactttcttttttcctatttttatatgaaagtattttatatgtatctACGTCCTAACTCTTAATTTATGTACGTATGCTTGGACTATTTAAGTTAAAGACAAGTTCTATAGGGTTGTGAGAGTTTCTTTAAccttaaatattaatgaaaaagGTGATTTTAAGCAAACTTACCGTAGCGCGTGGAGAAGCAACAGTTCATGCGATCCTCGATAAAGACGCGTATGGCAggcataaatttgttgttgttgaatgtGATCAGATAGTAGAGCACCAGGAAACCCATCATAATGCAGGACTCCACAAAGCTAATGCTACCGCCCCAAGCGAGCACCAGCAATACGATCGTATTGAAGATATAGATAACACAATCACGAGCTATAGGCCACCAGTCCAACTGCACTGgctgcaaaaattaaaaaatggtcGATGAACGTTTTAAGCGTTTTAATCACAAACCAAACACCGAAAACACTTTCGCACCACTTACCTTATTGATGCAGAGGGCAGCAAGGCCAGCAACACCCAATGTGTTAAACATTAGAGAGCCAATAATCGTGCCCAGACCCATGTCTGATTCAAGTATCAAAGTACTTATCGTATTCGTAAAAAACTCGGGCATTGAGGTGGCCGTGGCCATAAATGTCGCTGCAGCCACATCCTTGGATAGATGCAGATCCTCGCAGATGCACTCGACAGTGGGCAGAAAGTAATCGTTGCAAATAATCGCAAgcaatataaagaaatatatagcTGCAAATACATGCAATACTACCCAGCCCTGGCGTAGTTGTTCCACTGCAAGAAAAAACGAATAGGGGAAAAAATGGATTATAATTCTGATCGATATGAACTAGATTCGCATCAGAGTTAATGTTCTGAAATTTGGTATTGTATTGAATTtcttatttgaaaattaagttTACCAGTCGAATTATTGAGTGTAACTTTTCATgttctttttagttttctttttaattgcgCTAAACAATGCTatctatatttgatatttggcTTGCCTATCTTTGGGCTGCTCATGAATTCTTTTGTGTCTACGGATCTCAATTCTTTTTAAGAGCGTTGACCAAAACCAACCAATTTAGATGCTGACTAAGTGTGGCGAAGTATCAACTTCAAAGGGCTTTGCTGGCAGCATTATCTTATGGCCTTATCTTGCCGTCTATCCAGTTTATAATCAGAATTGgcattgtgatatttattaacGAGATACATTCATAGCTAAACTATTATATAGTAGGTATAGTAAGCATGCGGGTCCGACATGTACCTCAGAGTTGTTGTAGCTTAATTAAAggttttcacacacacataagttGCTTTTCGCGATAAGAGGGCCGCCGCGATTTGAAGAGCAGCCCAAAGAGAGTGTAAAAATAGACAATCAGATCGGTATAATAGTTTATATGGGGAGcttttaaaaacaacaacacaaactgAAACGTCGTCTGATTTATTATTGAGCATTTTTTCTGTCCCCCCTCCTAAATTTTTAACGCGCTTATCGCAGCACTTGTATTGACCCTGGCCCAGTGATAACGCCGTTAACGCTGAATCGCAATGCAGGAAGAGCTACGTAGCATTGGACATCGTTGACTGACCATTGCACCTTGGGGGTGCACACAACAAGTTCAagtgtattgtatgtatgtgtgtagctTTTGCACACAGTTGAACAGGTGATAAAAGTGGAGTTGTTCCTCCCCAATCCCCAATCGAGATCATTGAAATTGCAACGATATCGATTTCACATTACTTACCCGTAAATATCTCGGCAAACTCATCGAGCGGCGCATCGGCCTCTTCGCCAGGACACGTTCCCCTGGGCAGTATATCGAATAGTAGCTGTTCATCCAAATATCTTAGCGATGCTTCCAGAAAGTTGGTGTCATTATAGTTCGCTGCAAATGGATGAGCGGGAAAATCAACATTTATTAATGTATGTCATATAGcagtaaaattattttaatgactaagtttgaaagaaaataatgcAGATAACACCCCTTACTGGGTTAACGAAAGTTAATGATCTGATAAGATTCCGAGTCTGTAGTCCCTCAAAATTACACGCCTCAATTGTGGTAGGTTTAAGTTAACAGagcatagagagagagagagtgtagaAAATGCAGTATTATgttacatcaatataccaaatatagcctttgatatatttaactatttttgtggtttattaatttggtatatttttaaataataacgcatcgttttattcaaaatgggtagcggcgttctttcttgtttttcgtAATGAGAAATTcctaaatcatttatttaaaatgcttcATATTTCTTTCTATATATGTTTTCAAAgcttaaactttaatttaatttcaagatCAATAAGAAAAGAGAATATCCTAGTGTGACCAGCTCAttttaaatggtatttttgattgtttgaATAGGGATATTTTAACATAAGCCAATTTTACATTCAAATGGATTATCTGCATAAATTTTTTGCATGAATTGTGTTGCTTTGATTCTGTCTTATTTGTCTGATTCCAaagttttcattcaatttgaagtTGTAACGATCAGCGGCCAATTTGTTCTTCAACCATTTCTGTTGCTATGCAGGTCAAGATCGGCATTTTTCCCCCCTACATTCCATGATGGCTGGTGGTGTTGGCGAAttaatgatttcatttaagtGTAATTCTCACGCAAAAGGTGCaaagaaagaacaaaaaaattccACAAT
This region includes:
- the LOC133847568 gene encoding nuclear transcription factor Y subunit alpha → MCKESITSKSSSSSSNQKKKRKTTKSPTLSATLRTTSFSLSLTMMTPFDDFIYLINHVLLGEEPTIEDFILLVGTLVAFIAFILWCCFPIQPKEPGQHRQFTCKIIPNHIKAFDAAAAAAAAATVTNSSGSTDKGTGNNNSSGGANNNTNTNTNGNNGTTGSGAHNNGGNNLSQYNGAGGGSISGSYSKNGSVAMHNYYVKSGHHCCT
- the LOC133847546 gene encoding sodium/potassium/calcium exchanger 3, whose amino-acid sequence is MLKNARLLLGVFIVFASLIADTQATANYNDTNFLEASLRYLDEQLLFDILPRGTCPGEEADAPLDEFAEIFTVEQLRQGWVVLHVFAAIYFFILLAIICNDYFLPTVECICEDLHLSKDVAAATFMATATSMPEFFTNTISTLILESDMGLGTIIGSLMFNTLGVAGLAALCINKPVQLDWWPIARDCVIYIFNTIVLLVLAWGGSISFVESCIMMGFLVLYYLITFNNNKFMPAIRVFIEDRMNCCFSTRYDLTEPPENSAKAQLPLKKDPLSGDGLFVINFPENTSSMSSTANLTHSKNWNGEDEEEDQMPDSIFAYPHHASRFMKCWWVFVFPIRLLLRVIIPHPMRHRRLYPLSFIMCIITIGANAYLIVWMLTAFGVAIHVPTIVMGLTFLAAGSTMPEAVSSLISLRNGESGIGVSNSLGANSLAILLSLGVPWFVKNCMNYGTGEKQQVGTQGIEYNIIILILSTIALFIILSCSGYRLTKRVGVALFVVYTVFIVLQILIEMNVFFPLVCSS